The following DNA comes from Bombus terrestris chromosome 2, iyBomTerr1.2, whole genome shotgun sequence.
tattgtatatttttcacttcctaataaaacagaagaatgtattattaacgaaattttgtaGAACTCTCAGTATGAAACATATCCAAATGAAgttgttatttcaaaaatgggcaatatgtatgtttataaattatatatgatctatatttttacaaataattagGATCTATGTAAGAAAAGTATGTACATTACACCTCTTTTTAATATACAGATAACACATAATTgggaaacaatttttattaataattttatgaaatatttatgaagttGGTTTACTTCTTTGTAACATATGTTTGCGTTTTAATATAATCTTCTGTATTTCTAAGTGACGAAGTTCTGTATGTACatctgaaaatatttcattttgttccTCTTCTGGAATGGTCTCCctgaaacaaaatatatttgaatacattttctttaaaatagtAAACATTATTTTAGtgataatattcaattttacctGTAGGTTTTCATCAAATCATATTTCTCCCATGGTTTAGCGAGAGCTGCTGCCTTTTTTCGACGTCTTTCATTAACAACTATATCTTTAATTCCTTTTAAATCTTTACGTTCCCACTTCTCTGACCAAGGTAATGGCTTAAGAGGGACTTTAATATCATTTAATGGGACAGATTGTGAAACTGTTGTTTCTATTTCCATATCAAAAGGAAATGTACTATATTCTAATGGTGCATCTCTGAGGTAAAGTAATTCATCATCTAATCTTCTTTCTAACCTGCAAATAAAAGGAACTTTTTATTCCAAGTTCTAATTacatttcattaataaataCTTACTTCAAACAATCAATTTTCTGAATAGCAGGATCATATAAATCATAACGTACTTCCACACCTTCCCCATTAACAACATTTCTTAAAAGAAATGAACTTCTTAGACCACAGCCTtctcttaatatacatataccaaCAAATCTATTTAGTTTTTCAACTGCATGTGGTTCTGAATAAGTTACTGCTAATATGGAACCAACATAAAATTCAGGAATACTTAATACTGATCTTCTTCTCAACATATCCATACGTTCTAATTTTTCTCTTACACTCTGACGATATAATGGATTAGGATCTGGTAAAAATTCAGGATATATAAATCTGTAATTTGTAAATGATTCAGATTTGGTTGATTCATTATTAATTTCAGTTTGGGAATCATTATCGTCATCTACTCTATCATCTTTTGGTTGTGCCAAGGTTGAGAGAGCTTTAGGTCCTTTACCTAAAAATgataatatatagtaatatctatATGTACTaacttaaatataaattatttagaaatatttcaaatgtgtGTTATTCGTTAATTATTAGTACAGTATATTTTTCATGATATGTAAAgcaatatacacatataaaaatatgataacaGAAAATACCTAACAATTTTATACAAGTTAATTTTTCCCATGTTTTTTGACACAATAATCTTGAGGAAATACTCATACTTGTTGATACTAATCTTAATTTGTTGTCACTTTTAATTTACACCGTTCACACGAGCTGTGTGAGGTTATGTTTTGgttaatattttttccaataGGTAACACTACTgtcgtaaaataaattaagatGGAGgattaatttctgaatttttgtgATTGTGTCTTTCAAATTAGACTCTCAgccttctttttatattatttttaacctACGAGATGCGTGCATAAGGACTTATAGATTCTATTCAACAAATCGAAGCATTAACTGGAATAATATCTATTTTCTTACATGAGATAAGATCCAATTTACAATAAGCGATATTTGGAAAGACAAGGTACGTATACAATGATTTTCAAAAAGCACGTGGTATACCAGacaaaaaaattacaattacattatgAATTGTAATTGTTTACTTATTCGcgtggaatatttaaaaatattaagatttaaaataattagaCTCAAACTAAAACCATAGTAGACATAAAATGTTTTTggtaaattctatttattttgtaataaattttgatatttttatttattataatatcccatttaattttatgatatttcactaatttataaaaatctattcTTTTAGGTATATTAATAAGCTACAGAATTAAATTTAGTATATATTAAGACATTGGATTCAGAAGATTTACTTATCTTGTGTATCAAAAAGGAACCACTTTGAAGGTAAACCTATTAGAATTTTGTTACATCCCTTAGATAAATTGTACAGTAGGACAAATCaagtttaaaatctatttttaggtttaacaaaatataattaaaatataagaaaagagaATTCATATACATTGAGTCATATATATTGGATTGAAGTTGAACCAGTGCGAAGGAGAAATTATTCACATTTTTATCTAATTGAAAAactacaatttaattttttaaattttcaatatgaTAGAATCTATAACATTAGAACTACGACCTAGGCTTCAAA
Coding sequences within:
- the LOC100650552 gene encoding 39S ribosomal protein L19, mitochondrial; the protein is MSISSRLLCQKTWEKLTCIKLLGKGPKALSTLAQPKDDRVDDDNDSQTEINNESTKSESFTNYRFIYPEFLPDPNPLYRQSVREKLERMDMLRRRSVLSIPEFYVGSILAVTYSEPHAVEKLNRFVGICILREGCGLRSSFLLRNVVNGEGVEVRYDLYDPAIQKIDCLKLERRLDDELLYLRDAPLEYSTFPFDMEIETTVSQSVPLNDIKVPLKPLPWSEKWERKDLKGIKDIVVNERRRKKAAALAKPWEKYDLMKTYRETIPEEEQNEIFSDVHTELRHLEIQKIILKRKHMLQRSKPTS